A region of the Falco peregrinus isolate bFalPer1 chromosome 4, bFalPer1.pri, whole genome shotgun sequence genome:
GACTGATGGCAGAGGTCCTCTTCCACCGCCTCTCAGCATTGTTCATTCCCCACAGGAGGAAATGTATGAAGTCAGTGGGCTCTCTCCAGGAGGTCTGAGCTATACGGATGGGCGGTCAGACTCAATATCCACAAGGCTCTCAAACTGTGATCCTCCTCCTTCATATGAGGAAGCCACTGGTGAAATCAGCATGAGAAGTGAAACCGAACAACATTTAGATCCACCCCCACAATACGAAGACATTGTGAATTCCAGTTCAGTCACTGCAATTGCACTATCTCCTGTTGTCACCAGTACTAAGTAAAGCAAGAAGAATGCTATGGACGTTTTAAAAATCACTAATCATTTTGTAGCACTTTATCTTGGCTTATTatgcatttctgtaatttaaaggACTTGTATAACAAACTTCACTTTTGTTTTAGATTCACTTTTCtttgggtttgggatttttcccCCTGCGGCAGGTCTTAAAAGATAAGAAATCTGTATTGGGAGTGTAGTGCAGATACAAAGGTGGTGCTCTGTCGCACTTCTCAAAAGTACCTCTGCTTTGAGGGATGTTACTTATTTTATTGCAAACATTGTCCACATTCCCCACAAGATTCATGGAatccccctcccctttcttACTGCTGACCATCAGAATTGCCTGATAGGGAATCCTTAAGCAACATTTTAGTTATTTACACTAAAGGGGACTGATTTTGCAGTATTGCCTCTTGTCTGATTGGTTCCTTTTTCTCACTTGGATTTTTGCTACATGCTGCACCCTGTGCTGGGCCCTTGGAAGGCTGAGAGCGGTATGCCTTTGTGTTCAAACCAGTATCTCGTTAAGAGTATGCTGGCATAATAGCAATAATTTTCAGAGTCCTAGCAGAAGAGGTGTATTCTAAAGCTTTTGCTGTTACAACTCAAAATTCTGTAATGTTTAGAAGCTAACAATTCAAGATACTGATTAGTTAATTTAATAGTGcacttcttttctgttctgcctttCCTCTCCGTTTTCACTTGTGCATTCTAGAGGTGAGAAGTGTGCATATATGAACTTTCAAGCTCTAAAGTTAATGCAACAGTACATAATGAAATACTGAAGTACTCAAGAGTGGATAAAATCCTGATCATAGTCTTCCTACCATAGTCTTCACTGGGACCAGGGTATTATCCATAAACATATTAAACCCAAAGTTattactttccattttaaaagggagaaaaagggaaagcattcagtgtgtgtgacttttttttccccaactatGAAATAAAAGCGCCTTCCCCAAGTCCTGATATTCTTTTGTCTCTTGCATACTTACGTGTACCATGTGTGCACCTTGTATGGTGGCCATGGAAATCCTTTGCAGAGAACATAGATTATACCTTTTTTCAacagcaaatatatttattgctTATCCATTCCAACAAGGTGCTTCTGTTGCAAAAGTTAACAATATGTTATGATGAAATAAAACtacttacatttttcattatttctaagACCAGTGTGGTGCTTTTATCCATGACATGAATTCTTTAAAGTGCACTCCATTTTCAGCGTACacaagtctttttctttttttttttttttttttcccccagctcttAGGTTACAGGTGCTCGTCAGAGTAAGAGGTGCTGGGAAGCATGTTAGTCCAGGCTGGCTGCAGAAGGTGTGTGGCCAGCCTGtctctgctctctccagctgtgAGCTGTGGGGCCCACCTGATGTATGGCAGAACCGTGAGGACCCACCGTGTTGTATTTCCAAGAACATGATGCAGAAATAATCCAACCATTAGTCTGAAGTGACTTTTTGAGGCTGAAGAGGTGTGGATTTCTGTCAGACTTGAAGCAAGTTGGAAT
Encoded here:
- the PRRG1 gene encoding transmembrane gamma-carboxyglutamic acid protein 1 isoform X1, with the protein product MDSVFLTEDKANSVLKRYPRANTFLEELKQGDIEHECREEICSYEEAREAFENEEKTEEMYEVSGLSPGGLSYTDGRSDSISTRLSNCDPPPSYEEATGEISMRSETEQHLDPPPQYEDIVNSSSVTAIALSPVVTSTK